One part of the Bacillus sp. FJAT-27916 genome encodes these proteins:
- a CDS encoding ABC transporter ATP-binding protein encodes MSDYIVEMKHITKRFPGIVANDDVSISIKKGEIFALLGENGAGKSTLMSMLGGMYEPDEGEIYIRGDKVDISSPNHAAKLNIGMVHQHFKLVSDYTITENIILGVEPIRKFAGLFPYVDIRNANRKIEELSKSFGLEVDPTKKIADLNVSMQQRVEILKVLYREADILIFDEPTAVLTPQEIEFLLGIIKGLRDGGKTIILITHKLEEIKKVADRCAVLNKGKLVDVLDVKTTSVNHMAQLMVGREVSFEAEKAPAEFKEEVLKVEHLTVKNEDGFEVVKDVSFTIRGGEIFAIAGVADNGQVEIADAIAGLTKVSGGNIFLGGKDITNETIRNRTEAGISYIPEDRHSFGLFLDFDLATNLALKQYYKEPYSRKGILNKEEFEQSGSRLIDKYDIRSGQGVKTQVRSMSGGNQQKAIIAREIELQSPLRIFVQPTRGVDIGAIENIHKMIIKERDRGKAILLISLELDEIMNVADTIGVIYNGQLQKIASRESLTTNEVGEYMMGAKHE; translated from the coding sequence ATGTCTGATTATATTGTAGAGATGAAACATATAACCAAACGCTTTCCTGGAATAGTAGCGAATGATGATGTGTCCATTAGTATAAAAAAAGGAGAAATTTTCGCCTTACTTGGAGAGAATGGTGCGGGTAAATCAACATTGATGAGTATGCTGGGCGGTATGTATGAACCGGATGAAGGGGAAATTTACATCCGGGGTGACAAAGTGGATATCAGTTCGCCTAACCATGCGGCGAAGCTTAATATAGGGATGGTCCATCAGCATTTTAAGTTAGTCTCTGATTATACGATTACAGAGAATATTATTCTAGGAGTTGAGCCGATAAGAAAATTTGCAGGTCTCTTTCCTTACGTTGATATTCGAAATGCTAATCGTAAAATTGAGGAGCTGTCCAAAAGCTTTGGGTTAGAAGTGGATCCTACGAAAAAAATAGCCGATTTGAACGTTTCCATGCAGCAGCGAGTGGAAATTCTAAAGGTGCTTTATCGTGAAGCAGATATCCTTATTTTTGATGAACCGACTGCCGTCTTAACGCCACAAGAAATTGAATTCTTGCTGGGTATTATCAAAGGTCTGCGAGACGGCGGAAAAACCATCATCTTGATTACGCATAAGCTGGAAGAAATCAAGAAAGTGGCAGACCGATGTGCTGTATTGAATAAAGGGAAATTAGTGGATGTATTAGATGTAAAGACGACTTCTGTTAATCATATGGCTCAATTAATGGTTGGCAGAGAGGTAAGCTTTGAAGCTGAGAAGGCGCCTGCTGAGTTTAAAGAGGAAGTATTGAAGGTAGAGCATCTAACGGTAAAAAATGAAGATGGGTTCGAAGTGGTTAAAGATGTTTCGTTTACGATTCGCGGCGGTGAAATATTCGCTATTGCTGGAGTTGCAGATAATGGACAGGTTGAAATAGCGGATGCGATTGCTGGGTTAACAAAGGTCAGCGGCGGAAACATTTTCCTTGGCGGCAAGGATATTACGAATGAAACGATCAGAAACAGAACAGAAGCTGGAATCTCTTATATACCTGAGGACAGGCATAGCTTTGGACTGTTTTTAGATTTTGATTTAGCTACTAATTTAGCCTTAAAGCAGTATTATAAGGAGCCCTACTCTCGTAAGGGAATCCTCAATAAAGAAGAATTTGAGCAATCTGGCAGCAGGCTGATCGATAAATATGATATTAGAAGCGGACAAGGCGTTAAAACGCAAGTTCGTTCGATGAGCGGCGGTAATCAGCAAAAAGCCATCATCGCCAGAGAAATTGAATTGCAATCGCCCCTCAGGATTTTTGTTCAGCCAACAAGGGGTGTAGATATTGGTGCAATCGAAAATATCCATAAGATGATCATTAAGGAACGTGACCGTGGAAAAGCGATTCTCCTTATTTCGTTGGAGCTGGATGAAATCATGAATGTAGCGGATACGATAGGAGTTATCTATAATGGCCAGCTTCAAAAGATTGCTAGCAGGGAGTCATTAACGACCAATGAAGTCGGTGAATATATGATGGGGGCAAAGCATGAGTAA
- a CDS encoding BMP family lipoprotein, translated as MKQSMKKIVMVLCMALLTAAMAACGNSENGGQSGTNEDGLKIAIVTSLTGVDDGNFNENNYNGILNFINNHPTATVKAIKEETGDPAAGVQAVADIVADYDVIVTPGFQFAGVSSVALENPDKTFILIDSEPTPVGDQKTFDNIYSMSFAEQEGGFFAGMAAALETKSNKVAVVNGIAYPSNVNYQFGFESGVEFVNNTFDKNVEVVELSGYAGTDVTGTDVGGNYAGSFGDEATGKVIGNALIKKGVDQIFVAAGGTGNGVFTAVKEAKGDVKVIGCDVDQYDDGVNGSENIVLTSAAKFMGMNVEKQLNAIVDGSFKSGNVVLHADTDSTGFIKDEGRHQLSEDTLNKMNEAYELVKDGTIVPASNFNGHTPENFPGL; from the coding sequence ATGAAACAGAGTATGAAAAAAATAGTAATGGTGTTATGCATGGCTTTATTGACAGCTGCCATGGCAGCGTGCGGAAATAGTGAAAATGGAGGACAGTCCGGTACAAATGAAGACGGATTGAAAATTGCGATTGTAACAAGCCTTACTGGTGTTGATGATGGTAACTTCAATGAAAATAACTATAATGGCATTTTGAACTTTATCAACAATCATCCAACAGCGACTGTAAAGGCTATTAAAGAAGAAACTGGCGATCCTGCTGCAGGTGTACAAGCAGTCGCTGATATCGTGGCAGACTATGATGTTATTGTAACACCAGGGTTCCAATTTGCAGGGGTCTCTAGTGTTGCTTTAGAAAATCCTGATAAAACATTTATTTTAATTGATTCTGAGCCTACACCTGTAGGGGATCAAAAGACATTCGATAATATCTATTCCATGAGTTTCGCTGAACAAGAAGGTGGATTTTTCGCAGGAATGGCTGCTGCACTTGAAACGAAATCCAATAAAGTAGCGGTTGTCAATGGGATTGCGTATCCATCCAATGTAAATTATCAATTTGGCTTTGAATCAGGCGTAGAGTTTGTTAATAACACTTTTGATAAAAATGTTGAGGTTGTTGAATTATCCGGTTATGCAGGGACTGATGTCACAGGCACTGATGTCGGCGGTAACTATGCAGGATCTTTTGGTGATGAAGCAACTGGAAAAGTGATCGGAAATGCATTGATCAAAAAAGGTGTAGACCAAATCTTTGTTGCAGCTGGCGGCACAGGCAATGGTGTATTCACGGCCGTTAAGGAAGCAAAAGGAGACGTAAAAGTAATTGGCTGTGATGTTGACCAATATGATGACGGTGTAAATGGTTCTGAAAACATCGTATTAACATCTGCTGCTAAATTTATGGGCATGAACGTTGAAAAGCAATTGAATGCCATTGTTGACGGAAGCTTTAAAAGTGGAAATGTAGTTCTTCATGCAGATACAGATTCTACTGGATTTATTAAAGATGAAGGCCGTCACCAATTATCAGAGGATACACTTAATAAAATGAATGAAGCGTACGAGTTAGTGAAAGATGGCACAATCGTACCTGCGTCTAACTTTAATGGCCATACGCCAGAAAACTTCCCAGGGTTGTAA
- the istA gene encoding IS21 family transposase yields MIYQEIHRLRNEGFSNSAIARKLKISRNRVIEYGKMTPEDFYRFISSLQNRSKKLDPYHQEIVEWLKEHPDLTGAQVFDWLEDKLEVTDVSEGTVRNYVNELRESYHIQKGTANREYSTVPEIPMGQQIQVDFGEVRLPTTNGKYKRLYFVGFVLAHSRYKYVEWLDRPFRATDLIRMHENAFQHFGGMSTEIVYDQDRLLAVSENAGDLQMTEEFTKYRQARKFRVYLCRKSDPESKGKIEQVVKYVKYNFAKNRIFDNLVDWQGACMRWLTRTGNYKVHHNTKKRPFEVHALEKQHLQKVSGTYLLKDIFVTSITRTIHKDNVIRFNGNRYSVPLGTYRQGSSNVAYIEEDGEHLLIRLQENGHLLAKHKIASGRGMVISDPTHRERSHTKRDHLIQQIEALLEDKEVARWLIEVLTERYPRHLIDQLKVVQSVILKHPSSIEKAIHEMRRLQLTSANDLRDIVISLEIQEGKNRGPIHLINEKYKELIAPERRENIYVSVLQGGKTR; encoded by the coding sequence ATGATTTATCAAGAGATTCACCGGCTACGCAATGAGGGATTCTCCAATAGCGCGATAGCCAGAAAATTAAAGATTTCTAGAAATAGAGTGATTGAATATGGAAAGATGACCCCAGAGGACTTTTATCGGTTTATCAGTTCATTACAAAACAGAAGCAAAAAGTTAGACCCGTATCACCAAGAGATTGTGGAATGGCTTAAGGAACATCCCGATCTGACAGGGGCTCAAGTATTTGATTGGCTCGAGGATAAGTTAGAAGTAACGGATGTTTCAGAGGGAACAGTTCGAAATTATGTGAATGAATTACGCGAAAGCTACCACATCCAAAAGGGAACAGCCAATAGAGAGTACAGCACAGTACCTGAAATCCCAATGGGTCAGCAAATACAAGTTGATTTTGGAGAAGTCAGGTTGCCTACCACGAATGGGAAATACAAGCGTCTCTATTTTGTGGGATTTGTGTTGGCCCACTCGAGATACAAATATGTGGAGTGGTTAGACAGGCCCTTTCGGGCAACCGATCTCATTCGGATGCATGAGAATGCCTTCCAGCATTTCGGAGGAATGTCTACTGAAATCGTCTATGATCAGGATCGTTTATTGGCCGTCAGTGAAAATGCGGGAGATCTTCAGATGACAGAGGAGTTCACTAAGTACCGACAAGCGAGAAAGTTCAGGGTCTATCTATGTAGAAAGTCTGATCCTGAATCAAAAGGGAAAATCGAACAGGTGGTCAAATACGTCAAGTATAATTTTGCGAAGAACCGTATCTTCGATAATCTGGTCGATTGGCAAGGTGCTTGCATGAGATGGTTAACTCGTACCGGGAACTATAAGGTCCATCACAACACAAAAAAGAGACCTTTTGAGGTGCACGCCCTGGAAAAGCAACACCTACAAAAAGTCTCCGGTACATACTTATTGAAAGATATCTTCGTAACCAGTATAACAAGAACCATTCATAAAGACAACGTAATCCGTTTCAATGGGAACCGATACAGTGTCCCTTTGGGTACATACCGACAAGGTTCTTCGAATGTCGCGTATATCGAAGAGGATGGGGAGCATCTATTGATTCGCCTGCAGGAAAATGGGCACCTGTTGGCCAAGCATAAAATCGCTTCAGGGCGGGGCATGGTCATTTCGGATCCGACCCACAGGGAGCGTAGTCACACCAAACGGGACCATTTGATTCAGCAAATTGAAGCCCTGTTGGAGGATAAAGAGGTCGCAAGATGGCTGATTGAAGTCTTGACAGAGCGATACCCTCGTCATTTGATTGATCAATTGAAAGTGGTCCAATCCGTCATTTTAAAGCATCCATCATCCATTGAAAAGGCCATTCATGAAATGAGACGTCTTCAGCTGACGAGTGCGAATGACCTTCGAGACATCGTCATTTCCTTGGAGATCCAAGAAGGAAAGAACCGAGGCCCTATCCATTTGATCAATGAGAAATACAAGGAGCTAATCGCTCCTGAACGGCGAGAAAATATCTATGTGAGTGTTCTACAAGGAGGCAAGACAAGATGA
- the istB gene encoding IS21-like element helper ATPase IstB: MSQPYEILQEKCRTLRLAETAKQLPSLLREAESKGWTYHEFIHEVFSYELRCRESKNSLRLMKWAEFPEELTFETFRLNEQTAIGEKQLNILKQLSWVDDCFTLIMMGPTGVGKTHLSTALGIHAIEQGYQVSFISMDRLIYVLKTRDYTSKSRTKYKRITQSDLIIIDDVMYMTYEPQEAHLFFQFIYDMYDKAAFILTSNKGPAEWGKFLGDPTLTTAILDRLLHRSEIITFNEEQSSIRMKYRKALFDVQSVES, translated from the coding sequence ATGAGTCAGCCATATGAGATCCTGCAGGAAAAGTGTCGTACCCTGAGACTGGCTGAGACGGCTAAACAACTTCCCTCCCTTCTTCGTGAAGCCGAATCTAAGGGATGGACATATCATGAGTTCATCCATGAGGTATTCAGTTATGAACTGCGATGCCGGGAGAGCAAGAATAGTCTAAGGTTAATGAAATGGGCGGAGTTCCCTGAGGAATTGACCTTTGAGACCTTTCGCTTGAATGAACAAACGGCCATTGGGGAGAAACAACTGAACATCTTAAAGCAGCTGTCTTGGGTGGATGATTGCTTCACCCTCATCATGATGGGCCCGACTGGTGTTGGGAAAACCCATTTATCAACGGCTCTTGGTATCCATGCGATTGAGCAAGGATACCAGGTGTCATTCATCTCCATGGATCGATTGATTTATGTATTAAAAACGAGAGACTACACGAGTAAATCAAGGACCAAATATAAGCGCATCACCCAATCTGACCTGATCATCATTGATGATGTCATGTACATGACCTATGAACCACAGGAAGCCCATCTATTCTTTCAGTTCATTTATGACATGTATGACAAGGCAGCCTTCATCCTCACATCCAATAAGGGACCGGCAGAATGGGGAAAGTTCTTGGGCGACCCAACTCTGACGACAGCCATCTTGGATCGGCTTCTTCACCGCAGCGAGATCATAACTTTTAATGAAGAGCAGAGCAGCATCAGGATGAAATACAGAAAAGCGTTATTTGATGTTCAAAGTGTTGAATCTTAA
- a CDS encoding helix-turn-helix domain-containing protein — translation MAIIINIDVMLAKRKMSVTELSEKVGITMANLSILKNGKAKAIRFSTLEAICKALDCQPGDIIEYSKEDTEL, via the coding sequence ATGGCTATTATCATAAATATTGATGTTATGTTGGCTAAAAGAAAAATGAGTGTAACAGAACTTTCTGAAAAGGTTGGCATCACAATGGCTAATCTTTCTATATTAAAAAATGGAAAAGCAAAAGCTATCAGGTTTTCAACTTTAGAAGCAATTTGCAAGGCTTTAGATTGTCAGCCTGGTGATATTATAGAATACAGTAAAGAAGATACAGAGTTATAA
- a CDS encoding DUF2975 domain-containing protein, which translates to MRNSTLTFLKVVLLIISMVTLGLCTFALPSLAGNTAEMYPEYAFLKYPILIGLYFTVIPFFFAIYESYKLLNIIKDKNAFSESALISLRHIMICAITITTLYAIGFLIMAVSNALHPGIAILGLVIIFASLVIAVFSAVLRELLRSAIELKIENELTV; encoded by the coding sequence GTGAGAAATAGTACACTAACGTTTTTAAAGGTAGTATTATTAATTATTTCAATGGTGACACTTGGCTTATGTACTTTTGCATTACCTTCTCTTGCTGGAAATACGGCTGAGATGTATCCAGAGTATGCATTTTTGAAATATCCGATATTAATTGGTTTGTACTTTACAGTAATCCCGTTTTTCTTTGCCATATATGAGTCATATAAGCTTTTAAATATTATTAAAGATAAGAATGCCTTTTCGGAATCAGCTTTAATTTCGTTAAGACATATTATGATTTGTGCTATTACGATAACAACTTTGTATGCAATTGGTTTTTTAATAATGGCAGTCTCAAACGCGTTACATCCTGGAATAGCGATTCTTGGATTAGTAATAATTTTTGCAAGTCTTGTCATTGCAGTCTTTTCGGCAGTTCTTCGAGAGTTGTTAAGAAGTGCAATCGAATTAAAAATAGAAAATGAATTAACGGTCTAA
- a CDS encoding type 1 glutamine amidotransferase family protein: protein MQTKKVFLYVFNTMSDWEYGYLIAELNSGRYFKKDLLPLKVITVGANKEMITTMGGLSIKPDISLDECTLESKDLLILPGGTTWNEEIHQPILERVGQALKIGTIVAAICGAIEALANMGYLDTRKHTSNNLEYTKMVCPHYKGEKLYEVGSVVSDANLVTASGIAPLEFAMEVLKKLDVFAPVTLNSWYSLNKTHKPEYFFQLMNSMNK from the coding sequence ATGCAAACAAAAAAAGTTTTTCTATATGTATTTAATACAATGTCGGACTGGGAATATGGATATTTAATTGCTGAACTAAACTCAGGAAGATATTTTAAAAAAGATTTATTACCTTTAAAAGTAATTACAGTAGGAGCTAATAAAGAAATGATTACTACTATGGGAGGACTGAGTATAAAACCAGATATTTCTCTTGATGAATGTACTCTTGAGAGTAAAGATCTATTAATTTTACCAGGAGGGACTACTTGGAATGAAGAAATTCATCAACCTATCTTGGAAAGGGTTGGCCAAGCTTTAAAGATTGGCACTATTGTTGCTGCAATTTGTGGTGCAATTGAGGCACTTGCGAATATGGGATACTTAGATACTAGAAAGCATACAAGTAATAATTTAGAATATACTAAAATGGTATGTCCTCACTATAAAGGAGAGAAGTTATATGAGGTGGGATCTGTGGTATCTGATGCGAATTTAGTTACTGCATCAGGAATAGCTCCACTGGAATTTGCGATGGAGGTACTGAAAAAATTAGATGTATTTGCACCAGTAACATTAAATTCTTGGTATAGCCTAAATAAGACTCATAAACCTGAATACTTCTTCCAGTTAATGAACTCAATGAATAAATGA
- a CDS encoding histidine phosphatase family protein encodes MNTFVYMVRHAESPKEGNERTRGLTEKGNSDVKRVTDILKEEEINIVVSSPYIRSISTVEPLARHIGEEVLIFEDLKERKFYSENNRVSDKELFPLLEKSFSESNFALVGGESNDDCQNRAIKVLNELLETFRGEKMVIGTHGIVMTLMMRYFDSTYNLDFLHSTSKPDIYRMEFNEQKLVNVQRLWV; translated from the coding sequence ATGAATACATTTGTTTATATGGTAAGGCACGCTGAATCACCTAAAGAAGGAAATGAAAGAACAAGAGGGTTGACTGAAAAAGGTAATTCAGATGTCAAACGAGTGACTGACATTTTGAAAGAAGAAGAAATTAATATTGTTGTTTCAAGTCCATATATACGCTCAATTTCAACTGTAGAACCACTAGCTCGACATATAGGAGAGGAAGTTTTAATTTTTGAAGATTTAAAAGAGAGGAAATTCTACTCGGAAAACAACCGGGTATCAGATAAAGAACTGTTTCCACTTTTAGAAAAGTCATTTTCCGAATCCAATTTCGCTTTAGTTGGAGGAGAGTCAAATGATGATTGCCAAAATAGAGCTATAAAAGTCCTAAATGAATTATTAGAAACTTTTAGAGGTGAAAAAATGGTGATAGGTACTCACGGAATTGTTATGACCCTAATGATGAGATATTTCGATAGCACCTATAACTTGGATTTTTTACATAGCACCTCAAAACCTGATATTTATAGAATGGAATTCAATGAACAAAAATTAGTGAATGTACAAAGACTATGGGTGTAA
- a CDS encoding DUF2441 domain-containing protein, with the protein MTGTEFYAYHIVTNKEMNIGQIINFDRNQKNTLYRFFFEREIFNSKDEDIIQILYSHFSNDGLHLNKEDAKIVADYTDQTIRAIREVITELVRVQEYPDYPSRLSCLYAAKSYEEALKWKELFDTYNRKVIQIVKLRVIGNYFEGDGDLLPKADGVSFSRKIEQAKEYWKGNVKNELPELLINGKIEVVEIIHDYVIE; encoded by the coding sequence ATGACGGGGACGGAGTTTTATGCTTATCACATTGTTACTAATAAAGAAATGAATATCGGACAGATCATTAACTTTGATAGGAACCAAAAAAATACCTTATATCGTTTCTTTTTTGAAAGAGAAATATTTAATTCTAAAGACGAAGACATTATCCAAATTTTATACAGTCATTTCTCAAATGATGGACTGCACTTGAATAAAGAGGATGCCAAGATAGTTGCAGATTATACGGATCAAACAATTAGAGCTATCAGAGAAGTGATAACAGAGCTGGTTAGGGTGCAAGAATATCCTGATTATCCGTCAAGATTATCTTGCTTATACGCAGCGAAAAGCTATGAAGAAGCTCTGAAGTGGAAAGAATTATTTGATACTTACAATCGAAAAGTTATTCAGATTGTAAAACTACGAGTAATAGGAAATTATTTTGAGGGTGATGGAGACCTTTTGCCAAAAGCAGATGGAGTTTCTTTTTCTAGAAAAATTGAACAAGCCAAAGAATATTGGAAAGGTAATGTAAAAAATGAGCTTCCTGAACTACTGATTAACGGAAAAATTGAAGTTGTGGAAATTATACACGACTACGTAATTGAGTAG
- the istB gene encoding IS21-like element helper ATPase IstB, whose protein sequence is MKSSLEERLIQLGWHDTASQLDDLVENASTHNVSYFDFLHTVVLQEWERRESAKLENRIKRAKLPYTKTIHDFDFTFQPSINEQRVKETLTCRFIANGENRLLLGPPGVGKTHLALSFALEALAKGHTALFLTADQMVAECRKAETKGSIPKLAQKWSRPDLLIIDEVGYFPFDELTANVFFQVVSKRYEHGAMILTSNKSYIEWGKVFGDDVLATAILDRLLHHAVTFNIKGDSYRLKEKKKAGIYPAALSK, encoded by the coding sequence ATGAAATCCAGCCTTGAAGAACGACTCATCCAGTTGGGCTGGCATGACACAGCCAGTCAATTGGATGATCTGGTAGAGAATGCTTCTACCCATAATGTATCATATTTTGATTTTCTGCACACGGTTGTTTTACAGGAATGGGAACGTCGAGAATCAGCTAAATTAGAAAATCGAATCAAGCGCGCCAAACTTCCTTATACCAAAACCATTCATGACTTTGATTTTACGTTTCAGCCAAGCATCAATGAGCAACGTGTAAAGGAAACCCTTACCTGCCGGTTTATTGCCAATGGAGAGAATCGTCTTCTTTTAGGGCCACCTGGTGTAGGGAAAACCCATCTCGCCCTCTCTTTTGCCTTAGAAGCTCTGGCAAAGGGACATACCGCCTTGTTTTTGACGGCTGACCAAATGGTGGCAGAATGCCGTAAGGCAGAAACAAAAGGAAGCATTCCTAAATTGGCACAAAAATGGAGCCGTCCAGATTTATTGATTATTGATGAGGTGGGATACTTTCCTTTTGACGAGTTGACGGCAAATGTCTTTTTTCAAGTGGTATCCAAGCGATATGAACATGGAGCGATGATTTTGACCTCGAACAAATCATATATAGAATGGGGCAAAGTGTTTGGGGATGATGTCTTAGCGACTGCCATCTTAGATCGACTCCTTCATCATGCGGTTACCTTCAATATCAAAGGAGATTCGTATCGTTTGAAGGAAAAGAAAAAGGCTGGGATTTATCCAGCAGCGTTATCGAAGTAA
- the istA gene encoding IS21 family transposase: protein MLKMGDFIMIRELYQKGWTLSAISEETGFDRKTIRKYIHSEETPSSKSRMKRKSKLDPYKAYLLQRIQEGTTNCVVLLEEITAMGYEGKSTILRDFVQPFRAQPKKQATRRFETPPGKQAQMDWAEVGEVVMDGHPQKVYAFLMILGYSRMKYIEFTTDMKLETLMKCHMNAFSYFNGIPNQILYDNMKTVVTKHSPTEIRFNRTFEDFLAYYGVVPKACKPYRPQTKGKVERTVDYLKKNFFQRKHEPTLEAWNHDIQIWLDKTANKKKNETTQEPPVQRWQTEQPQLQAWGIKPLFPTSHWEVREVSRDCFVSYLGKKYSVPFRYAGQKVKLKVTLDKQLEIYDAQDRIAQHPIMTGKAHMHIQLEHYEKSEEQQKEQKQQNSPGLPTPDFCPSTPQVEARSLATYAALEGNESE from the coding sequence ATGTTGAAAATGGGGGATTTTATAATGATTCGAGAACTTTATCAAAAAGGATGGACATTATCAGCTATTTCAGAGGAAACAGGATTCGACCGAAAAACCATTCGAAAATATATTCATTCTGAAGAAACACCTTCTTCAAAATCGAGAATGAAACGGAAAAGCAAGTTAGATCCCTATAAGGCGTATCTCTTACAAAGAATTCAGGAAGGAACCACAAATTGCGTGGTCTTGCTTGAAGAAATTACAGCAATGGGGTATGAGGGGAAGAGTACAATTTTACGAGATTTTGTGCAGCCCTTCCGGGCACAACCAAAGAAACAGGCCACTAGGCGATTTGAGACACCTCCTGGGAAGCAAGCTCAAATGGATTGGGCGGAAGTCGGTGAAGTAGTGATGGATGGTCATCCACAAAAGGTTTATGCCTTTCTCATGATTCTGGGGTATTCCAGGATGAAGTATATTGAGTTTACGACAGATATGAAGCTCGAAACATTGATGAAATGTCACATGAATGCCTTCTCCTATTTTAACGGCATTCCGAATCAGATTCTCTATGATAATATGAAAACCGTCGTGACAAAGCACAGTCCAACAGAGATTCGTTTTAATCGTACGTTTGAAGATTTTTTAGCCTACTATGGGGTCGTCCCGAAAGCTTGTAAACCCTACCGCCCACAGACGAAAGGAAAAGTAGAAAGAACGGTGGATTACCTAAAGAAAAATTTCTTTCAACGAAAACATGAACCTACGCTGGAAGCATGGAATCATGACATACAGATATGGTTGGACAAAACAGCTAATAAAAAGAAAAATGAAACGACACAAGAACCGCCGGTTCAGCGTTGGCAAACGGAACAGCCACAGCTTCAAGCCTGGGGAATAAAGCCGTTATTCCCAACAAGCCATTGGGAAGTGCGGGAGGTAAGCAGAGATTGCTTTGTCTCTTACTTAGGAAAGAAATACTCTGTCCCTTTTCGGTATGCCGGTCAGAAAGTTAAGTTGAAAGTGACATTGGACAAACAGTTGGAAATATACGATGCACAAGACCGCATTGCCCAACATCCCATTATGACAGGAAAAGCACATATGCATATTCAGTTGGAGCACTATGAGAAGTCAGAAGAACAACAAAAAGAGCAGAAACAACAGAACTCCCCTGGTTTGCCGACCCCGGATTTCTGTCCTTCTACTCCACAGGTGGAAGCTCGATCTCTAGCCACCTACGCCGCACTCGAGGGGAATGAATCAGAATGA
- a CDS encoding DUF6429 family protein produces the protein MKDQIDELTLLLLYLTSFKDDYGLGEAQRSWKGYPFESLNELSKNNLILDSKRSKSVYLTDDGIEEAKKLIKKYHIK, from the coding sequence ATGAAAGATCAAATTGATGAATTAACTCTATTATTGTTGTATTTAACTTCTTTTAAAGATGATTATGGATTAGGTGAAGCTCAAAGAAGCTGGAAGGGATACCCCTTTGAATCCCTAAATGAATTATCGAAAAACAATCTCATTCTTGATAGTAAGCGTTCAAAATCTGTTTATCTAACTGATGATGGTATTGAGGAAGCAAAGAAACTAATAAAGAAATATCATATAAAATAA